In one Bosea sp. RAC05 genomic region, the following are encoded:
- a CDS encoding AAA family ATPase codes for MNDRRTASLPTSIDETLALLQGGGYVADRALATVLFLALRMKRPLLLEGEAGTGKTEIAKVLSAALGRKLIRLQCYEGLDLASAVYEWNYAGQMMAIRLAEAGGASGDRERLEGDIFSERYLIKRPLLQALEPQQGGAPILLIDELDRTDEAFEAFLLEVLADSQVTIPELGTVKAAEPPIVILTSNRTREIHDALKRRCLYHWVGYPDAARELAILKARAPHAPAKLAKQVVSFVQAIRKEELFKAPGVAETLDWATALVELDAVALDPALVSDTLGALLKYQDDIQAMQGSKVKELLDQAKSEARG; via the coding sequence ATGAACGATCGCCGGACTGCCTCGCTTCCGACCTCCATCGACGAGACCCTCGCGCTGCTGCAGGGCGGCGGCTATGTCGCCGACCGGGCGCTGGCGACGGTGCTGTTCCTGGCGCTGCGGATGAAGCGGCCGCTGCTGCTCGAGGGCGAGGCCGGCACCGGCAAGACCGAGATCGCCAAGGTTCTCTCGGCTGCGCTCGGGCGCAAGCTGATCCGGCTGCAATGCTATGAGGGGCTCGACCTCGCCTCGGCCGTCTATGAATGGAACTATGCCGGGCAGATGATGGCGATCCGCCTCGCCGAAGCCGGCGGCGCGAGCGGCGACCGCGAGCGGCTGGAAGGCGACATCTTCTCGGAGCGCTACCTGATCAAGCGGCCGCTGCTGCAGGCGCTCGAGCCGCAGCAGGGCGGGGCGCCGATCCTGCTGATCGACGAACTCGACCGAACCGACGAGGCCTTCGAGGCCTTCCTGCTCGAGGTGCTCGCGGATTCGCAGGTGACGATTCCCGAACTCGGGACCGTGAAGGCGGCCGAGCCACCGATCGTGATCCTGACCTCCAACCGCACGCGCGAGATCCATGACGCGCTGAAGCGGCGCTGCCTCTACCACTGGGTCGGCTATCCCGACGCCGCCCGCGAGCTCGCGATCCTCAAGGCGCGCGCCCCGCACGCGCCGGCCAAGCTGGCGAAGCAGGTCGTCAGCTTCGTGCAGGCGATCCGCAAGGAGGAGCTGTTCAAGGCGCCCGGCGTCGCCGAAACGCTGGACTGGGCGACCGCGCTGGTCGAACTCGACGCGGTCGCGCTCGATCCGGCCCTGGTGTCGGATACGCTGGGGGCCCTGCTCAAGTATCAGGACGATATCCAGGCGATGCAGGGCTCGAAGGTGAAGGAGCTGCTGGACCAGGCGAAAAGCGAGGCCCGTGGCTGA
- a CDS encoding nuclear transport factor 2 family protein, translated as MTNAEAITAFADLLKRGEHEAAAERFNAADIVSLEAMDGPMARVEGRAAVKAKSDWWYSAHEIHAAEAFGPYRNGDQFVMRFSIDVTVKDTGERVRMDEAGLYTVRDGLIVEERFFY; from the coding sequence ATGACGAACGCAGAAGCCATCACCGCCTTTGCCGACCTGCTCAAGCGCGGCGAGCACGAGGCCGCCGCCGAGCGCTTCAACGCCGCCGACATCGTCAGCCTGGAAGCCATGGACGGCCCCATGGCGCGGGTCGAGGGCCGCGCCGCCGTCAAGGCCAAGAGCGACTGGTGGTATTCCGCTCACGAAATCCATGCGGCCGAGGCCTTCGGCCCCTATCGCAACGGCGATCAGTTCGTCATGCGCTTTTCCATCGACGTGACGGTCAAGGATACCGGCGAGCGCGTCCGGATGGACGAGGCCGGTCTCTACACCGTGCGTGACGGGCTGATCGTCGAGGAGCGGTTCTTCTACTGA
- a CDS encoding FAD binding domain-containing protein, with the protein MYAFTYHRPGSARQAAGLLAKKEDAKILAGGHTLLPTMKQRLASPAALVDLGGCGDLKGIVRKGRTLHVGAMSTHAEVAASSIVQEAIPGLAYLASHIGDPHVRHRGTIGGSVANNDPAADYPAACLALGATIVTNKRKIEADDFFTGLYETALEEGEIITKVVFPVVSKAGYAKFRNPASRYALVGVFVAKRGSEIRVAVTGAGEGGVFRWPEAEAALKARFAPKSLDGLKASAEGINADMHADADYRAHLIGVMAKQAVAQATGK; encoded by the coding sequence ATGTACGCCTTCACCTATCACCGCCCCGGCTCGGCCCGTCAGGCCGCCGGCCTGCTCGCCAAGAAGGAGGACGCCAAGATCCTCGCCGGCGGGCACACCCTGCTGCCGACGATGAAGCAGCGGCTGGCCTCGCCCGCCGCGCTCGTCGATCTCGGCGGCTGCGGCGACCTCAAGGGCATCGTCCGCAAGGGCCGCACGCTCCATGTCGGCGCGATGTCGACCCATGCCGAGGTCGCGGCCTCGTCGATCGTGCAGGAGGCGATCCCGGGGCTCGCCTATCTCGCCTCGCATATCGGCGACCCGCATGTGCGCCATCGCGGCACGATCGGCGGCTCCGTCGCCAACAATGATCCCGCCGCCGACTACCCGGCCGCCTGCCTGGCGCTGGGCGCGACGATCGTCACCAACAAGCGCAAGATCGAGGCCGACGACTTCTTCACCGGCCTCTACGAGACGGCGCTGGAAGAGGGCGAGATCATCACCAAGGTGGTGTTCCCGGTCGTCTCCAAGGCGGGCTATGCCAAGTTCCGCAACCCGGCCTCGCGCTATGCGCTGGTCGGCGTCTTCGTCGCCAAGCGCGGCAGCGAGATCCGCGTCGCGGTGACCGGTGCCGGCGAGGGCGGCGTCTTCCGCTGGCCGGAAGCGGAAGCGGCGCTGAAAGCCCGCTTCGCGCCGAAATCGCTCGACGGGCTGAAGGCCTCCGCCGAGGGCATCAATGCCGACATGCATGCCGACGCCGACTACCGCGCCCATCTGATCGGGGTGATGGCGAAGCAGGCGGTCGCGCAGGCGACGGGCAAGTGA
- a CDS encoding xanthine dehydrogenase family protein molybdopterin-binding subunit → MTATGIGASVRRKEDHRFITGQGRYTDDINRPGQAHAYFLRSPHAHATIKSIDAKAAAGMPGVLGIFTGDDLAADKVGGLICGWMIHNKDGSPMRAGAHPALAQGKVRYVGDHVCVIVAETLAQARDASEAIVVDYDVLPAVVDTARAAGAKTVVHAEAPDNTVFNWHLGNKDETEAAFRAAKHVTKLDIVNNRLVPNPMEPRAAVGDYEAGEGIFTLYTTSQNPHVARLVLSAFIGIAPENKLRVVAPDVGGGFGSKIFIYAEETVCVWAAKKVGRPVKWNSDRTEAFLSDAHGRDHVTHAELATDADGKITALRVKTTANLGAYLSTFSSSVPTYLYAPLLSGSYDIPAIYAEVDAVYTNTAPVDAYRGAGRPEATFVVERLVEVAARELGKDPAKFRMQNYIKKFPHQTPVIMMYDAGNYGAALKKALEIIDYKGIGKRKRESARNGKLRGIGFSSYIEACGIAPSAAVGSLGAGVGLWESAEVRVNPVGTVEVLTGSHSHGQGHETTFAQLVSGKLGIPIENVSIIHGDTDKVQMGMGTYGSRSGAVGMSAIFKAVDKVIAKGKKVAAYVLEADEADIDFADGHFSVKGTDRKLDFGSCALQAYIAHKFNGQDLEPGLKEGAFYDPTNFTFPAGVHICEVEIDPQTGVTKIERWAAVDDFGNVINPMIVEGQVHGGIAQGVGQALLEGAKYNSDGQLVTASFMDYCMPRADDLPSFEVGMTVTACPSNPLGIKGCGEAGAIAAPPAVINAITDALGHEDIAMPATPQAVWRAAQKSITRLAAE, encoded by the coding sequence ATGACGGCTACCGGAATCGGCGCCTCGGTGCGGCGCAAGGAAGACCACCGCTTCATCACCGGCCAGGGCCGCTACACCGACGACATCAACCGGCCCGGCCAGGCCCATGCCTATTTCCTGCGCTCGCCACACGCCCATGCCACGATCAAGTCGATCGACGCCAAGGCGGCGGCCGGCATGCCGGGCGTGCTCGGCATCTTCACCGGGGACGACCTCGCCGCCGACAAGGTCGGCGGGCTGATCTGCGGCTGGATGATCCACAACAAGGACGGCTCGCCGATGCGCGCCGGCGCCCATCCCGCGCTTGCCCAGGGCAAGGTCCGCTATGTCGGCGACCATGTCTGCGTGATCGTCGCCGAGACGCTGGCCCAGGCGCGCGACGCCTCGGAAGCGATCGTTGTGGATTACGACGTGCTTCCGGCCGTGGTCGACACCGCCCGCGCGGCGGGCGCCAAGACGGTCGTCCATGCGGAAGCGCCCGACAACACCGTGTTCAACTGGCATCTCGGCAACAAGGACGAGACGGAGGCCGCGTTCCGCGCGGCCAAGCACGTCACCAAGCTCGACATCGTCAACAACCGCCTCGTGCCGAACCCGATGGAGCCGCGCGCGGCGGTGGGCGACTATGAGGCGGGCGAGGGCATCTTCACCCTCTACACCACGAGCCAGAACCCGCATGTGGCGCGGCTCGTGCTGTCGGCCTTTATCGGCATCGCGCCGGAGAACAAGCTGCGGGTGGTGGCGCCGGATGTCGGCGGCGGCTTCGGCTCGAAGATCTTCATCTATGCCGAGGAGACGGTCTGCGTCTGGGCGGCGAAGAAGGTCGGCCGGCCGGTGAAGTGGAACTCCGACCGCACCGAAGCCTTCCTGTCGGACGCGCATGGCCGTGACCACGTCACCCATGCCGAACTCGCCACCGACGCGGACGGGAAGATCACGGCGCTGCGGGTCAAGACCACGGCCAATCTCGGCGCCTACCTCTCGACCTTCTCCTCCTCGGTGCCGACCTATCTCTACGCGCCGCTCCTGTCGGGCTCCTACGACATCCCGGCGATCTATGCCGAGGTCGACGCCGTCTACACCAACACCGCACCCGTCGACGCCTATCGCGGGGCCGGGCGGCCGGAGGCGACCTTCGTGGTCGAACGGCTGGTCGAGGTCGCGGCCCGCGAGCTCGGCAAGGACCCGGCGAAGTTCCGGATGCAGAACTACATCAAGAAGTTCCCGCACCAGACGCCGGTCATCATGATGTATGACGCCGGCAATTACGGCGCGGCGCTGAAGAAGGCGCTCGAGATCATCGACTACAAGGGCATCGGCAAGCGCAAGCGCGAATCCGCCCGCAACGGCAAGCTGCGCGGCATCGGCTTCTCCTCCTATATCGAGGCCTGCGGCATCGCCCCCTCGGCGGCGGTCGGTTCGCTCGGTGCCGGTGTCGGCCTTTGGGAATCGGCCGAGGTTCGGGTCAACCCGGTCGGCACGGTCGAGGTTTTGACCGGCTCGCACAGCCACGGCCAGGGCCATGAGACGACCTTCGCCCAGCTCGTCTCCGGCAAGCTCGGCATCCCGATCGAAAACGTCTCGATCATCCATGGCGACACCGACAAGGTGCAGATGGGCATGGGCACCTATGGCTCGCGCTCGGGTGCGGTCGGCATGTCCGCGATCTTCAAGGCGGTCGACAAGGTCATCGCCAAGGGCAAGAAGGTCGCGGCCTACGTGCTGGAGGCCGACGAGGCCGATATCGACTTCGCGGACGGGCATTTCAGCGTCAAGGGCACCGATCGGAAGCTCGATTTCGGCTCCTGCGCGCTGCAGGCCTATATCGCCCACAAGTTCAACGGGCAGGATCTCGAGCCCGGGCTGAAGGAAGGGGCGTTCTACGACCCGACCAACTTCACCTTCCCGGCGGGCGTCCATATCTGCGAGGTCGAGATCGACCCGCAGACGGGCGTCACCAAGATCGAGCGCTGGGCGGCGGTGGACGATTTCGGCAACGTCATCAACCCGATGATCGTCGAGGGCCAGGTCCATGGCGGCATCGCCCAGGGCGTCGGCCAGGCGCTGCTGGAAGGCGCGAAGTATAACAGCGACGGCCAGCTCGTGACCGCGAGCTTCATGGACTACTGCATGCCGCGCGCCGACGATCTGCCCTCCTTCGAGGTCGGCATGACGGTGACGGCCTGCCCGTCCAACCCGCTCGGCATCAAGGGCTGCGGCGAGGCCGGCGCGATTGCCGCCCCGCCGGCGGTCATCAACGCCATCACCGACGCGCTCGGCCATGAGGACATCGCCATGCCGGCGACGCCCCAGGCGGTCTGGCGCGCGGCGCAGAAGAGCATCACGCGACTGGCTGCCGAGTAA
- a CDS encoding (2Fe-2S)-binding protein, whose product MASVSMTVNGKPVTGTIDPRTLLVQFLRENLRLTGTHVGCDTSQCGACVVHIDGKAAKACTVLAVSLEGASITTIEGLAGEGGLHPMQEAFREHHGLQCGFCTPGMIMSAVDIVNRRGHQLDEKTIREDLDGNICRCTGYHNIVKAVAAGAEAMAGQAMDKKAPPRQAAE is encoded by the coding sequence ATGGCGAGCGTATCCATGACGGTGAACGGGAAACCGGTCACCGGGACGATCGATCCGCGCACGCTGCTGGTGCAGTTCCTGCGCGAGAACCTGCGGCTGACCGGCACCCATGTCGGCTGCGACACCAGCCAGTGCGGCGCCTGCGTCGTCCATATCGACGGCAAGGCGGCCAAGGCCTGCACGGTGCTCGCCGTCTCGCTCGAGGGCGCCAGCATCACCACCATCGAGGGGCTGGCCGGCGAGGGCGGGCTGCACCCGATGCAGGAGGCTTTCCGCGAGCATCACGGCCTGCAGTGCGGCTTCTGCACGCCGGGCATGATCATGTCCGCGGTCGACATCGTGAACCGTCGCGGCCACCAGCTCGACGAGAAGACGATCCGCGAGGATCTCGACGGCAACATCTGCCGCTGCACGGGCTACCACAACATCGTCAAGGCCGTCGCGGCCGGCGCCGAGGCCATGGCCGGGCAGGCGATGGACAAGAAGGCGCCGCCGCGCCAGGCCGCCGAGTGA
- a CDS encoding methyl-accepting chemotaxis protein yields the protein MPTASTLSTAEQIHSRLRAIGYGKPERARLQRYAAAAAKLAGPIVEQDFDRALVIRPEVVKTLGPVDAQLREMEKRHLRLLFEGRFDEAYVASAEALCRLEIQAGIGPKPRVSVGMALLQQLGRMQRYRQLLRPRLFAQDLFVIERVLVFDVNTAITIGDEIRAGEASLRAVAVDEATETLRHRMGGLEASIGGAVDQFVATAGETARATGFIKDVLGDVAGASILVREKSLQTAAATEEMSANIAEIGKRAHTSLVVAHRAVSDAGQMNQAVARLQEVTASIGTVVGLIADIAAQTNLLALNATIEAARAGEAGRGFAVVASEVKSLATQTANATGDIAGQIAELAASAEACSAHALSIAGTIGEIRLDSQAISEAVSQQSAVTAAIAQDAAAVAQSSDRAIERAHAVSRSLDETARALERANAAAADIAMQVGAAEATVGAALVSLRKVS from the coding sequence GTGCCGACAGCGTCCACGCTCTCCACGGCCGAGCAGATTCACAGCCGCCTGCGCGCCATCGGCTACGGCAAGCCCGAGCGGGCGCGCCTTCAGCGCTATGCGGCGGCCGCGGCCAAGCTGGCGGGCCCGATCGTCGAGCAGGATTTCGACCGTGCTCTGGTCATTCGCCCGGAGGTGGTGAAGACGCTCGGACCCGTCGATGCGCAACTGCGCGAGATGGAAAAGCGCCATCTGCGGCTGCTCTTCGAGGGACGTTTCGACGAGGCCTATGTCGCCTCGGCGGAGGCGCTGTGCCGCCTCGAGATCCAGGCCGGGATCGGCCCCAAGCCGCGGGTCTCGGTCGGCATGGCGCTGCTTCAGCAGCTCGGGCGGATGCAGCGGTACCGCCAGCTGTTGCGGCCCCGGCTGTTCGCGCAGGACCTGTTCGTGATCGAGCGCGTACTCGTTTTCGACGTCAACACCGCCATCACCATCGGCGACGAGATACGCGCCGGCGAGGCCAGCCTCCGGGCGGTGGCCGTCGACGAAGCCACCGAGACGCTGCGGCACCGCATGGGCGGGCTCGAGGCCAGCATCGGCGGCGCCGTCGATCAGTTCGTCGCAACCGCCGGCGAGACCGCCCGCGCGACCGGCTTCATCAAGGATGTTCTGGGCGACGTCGCCGGCGCCTCGATCCTCGTGCGCGAGAAATCGCTGCAGACGGCCGCCGCGACCGAGGAAATGTCCGCCAACATCGCCGAGATCGGCAAGCGCGCCCATACCAGCCTGGTCGTCGCCCACCGCGCCGTCTCGGATGCCGGGCAGATGAACCAGGCGGTGGCCCGGCTGCAGGAGGTGACCGCGAGCATCGGCACCGTGGTCGGCCTGATCGCCGACATCGCGGCGCAGACGAACCTGCTCGCCCTCAACGCCACCATCGAGGCGGCCCGCGCCGGGGAAGCCGGCCGCGGCTTCGCCGTCGTCGCCTCCGAGGTGAAGTCGCTGGCGACGCAGACGGCCAACGCCACCGGCGACATCGCCGGCCAGATCGCGGAACTGGCCGCGAGCGCCGAGGCCTGCAGCGCTCACGCCCTCTCGATCGCCGGGACCATTGGCGAGATCAGGCTGGATTCCCAGGCGATTTCAGAAGCGGTCTCGCAGCAGAGTGCGGTGACCGCGGCGATCGCGCAGGACGCTGCCGCCGTGGCGCAGAGTTCGGACAGGGCGATCGAGCGGGCCCACGCCGTCAGCCGGAGCCTGGACGAGACAGCCCGCGCGCTGGAACGCGCCAACGCGGCGGCAGCCGACATCGCGATGCAGGTCGGCGCGGCGGAGGCCACCGTCGGCGCCGCGCTCGTCTCGCTGCGCAAGGTGTCGTGA
- a CDS encoding CoxG family protein produces the protein MAMTMNGEVTLPASKDVVWAKLNDPEVLKACIPGCEQLNKDDDTHFSAVVKVKLGPVKASFKGKVELVDLDPPNGYRIQGEGEGGIAGFAKGGAKVALSDAEDGQTVLRYDVEAQVGGKLMQLGSRLIDSVSKKLADEFFANFAKAVSEG, from the coding sequence ATGGCGATGACGATGAATGGCGAGGTAACGCTGCCGGCCAGCAAGGATGTGGTCTGGGCCAAGCTCAACGATCCCGAGGTGCTGAAGGCCTGCATTCCCGGCTGCGAGCAGCTCAACAAGGACGACGACACGCATTTCTCGGCGGTGGTGAAGGTCAAGCTCGGGCCGGTGAAGGCGAGCTTCAAGGGCAAGGTCGAGCTCGTCGATCTCGACCCGCCCAACGGCTACCGCATCCAGGGCGAGGGCGAGGGCGGTATCGCCGGCTTCGCCAAGGGCGGGGCGAAGGTCGCACTGAGCGACGCCGAGGACGGCCAGACCGTGCTGCGCTACGATGTCGAGGCGCAGGTCGGTGGCAAGCTGATGCAGCTCGGCTCGCGGCTTATCGATTCGGTCTCGAAGAAGCTGGCCGACGAGTTCTTCGCCAATTTCGCCAAGGCGGTCAGCGAGGGCTGA
- the pcaB gene encoding 3-carboxy-cis,cis-muconate cycloisomerase, with protein MTRDDRIRPPHGARNTMTGSPAGLFGELFVDSEMAALVDDRATLQGMLDFEAALARAEAEVGVIPQQAVAVIAAQCDAALYDIAAIGKAATLAGNPAIPLVKALTARVAAIDAESAKWVHFGATSQDVIDSGAAQQQRAVGDVLLERASRLAHALAALAKAHRHTPMIGRTFLQQAVPIPFGLKAAQWLDTVVAWHDDFMLYGQSSHQLGGAAGTLASLGDRAPAVQEAFSRIMPSIGAVMTPSHTARARQVRIAAELGILTGHLGKIALDVALMAQTEIAELAEPEAPGKGGSSAMPHKRNPVLCTLILAAAKRMPGLVATMLAAMPQEHERGLGGWHAEWPTMRDLHLTAGSALSQTVALIEGLQVFPDAMRRNLDLTNGLVMAERVSLALADSLGRGPAHHLLEEASRTCVASGRHLRDLLAEDATVSAHLSTADLDALFDPATYRGASDAIIDRILAAYEAEREFMSPHA; from the coding sequence ATGACGCGTGACGACCGGATCCGCCCGCCGCATGGCGCCCGCAACACCATGACCGGCAGCCCCGCGGGCCTCTTCGGCGAACTCTTCGTCGACAGCGAGATGGCGGCGCTCGTCGACGATCGCGCGACGCTGCAGGGCATGCTGGATTTCGAGGCGGCGCTGGCCCGGGCCGAAGCCGAGGTGGGGGTGATCCCGCAGCAGGCCGTTGCCGTCATCGCAGCGCAATGCGATGCCGCGCTCTACGACATCGCCGCCATCGGCAAGGCGGCCACGCTGGCCGGCAACCCGGCGATTCCCCTGGTCAAGGCGCTGACCGCCCGCGTCGCGGCCATCGACGCCGAGTCCGCCAAATGGGTGCATTTCGGCGCCACCAGCCAGGATGTGATCGATTCCGGCGCGGCGCAGCAACAGCGTGCCGTCGGCGACGTGCTACTCGAGCGTGCCTCGCGTCTCGCCCACGCGCTCGCGGCCCTGGCCAAGGCCCACCGCCATACGCCGATGATCGGCCGTACCTTCCTGCAGCAGGCCGTGCCGATTCCCTTCGGGCTCAAGGCAGCGCAATGGCTCGATACCGTCGTCGCATGGCACGACGACTTCATGTTGTATGGGCAATCCTCCCATCAACTCGGTGGCGCCGCCGGCACGCTCGCGTCGCTGGGCGACCGGGCTCCGGCCGTTCAAGAGGCCTTCTCACGGATCATGCCCTCGATCGGGGCGGTGATGACGCCGTCGCATACGGCACGCGCTCGCCAGGTGCGGATCGCGGCCGAGCTCGGCATCCTCACCGGCCATCTCGGCAAGATCGCGCTGGATGTCGCGCTGATGGCGCAGACCGAGATCGCCGAACTGGCCGAGCCGGAGGCACCGGGCAAGGGCGGCTCCTCGGCGATGCCGCACAAGCGCAATCCGGTGCTCTGCACGCTGATCCTCGCCGCCGCCAAGCGCATGCCGGGCCTCGTCGCGACCATGCTCGCCGCGATGCCGCAAGAGCATGAGCGCGGTCTCGGCGGCTGGCACGCCGAATGGCCGACGATGCGGGACCTCCATCTCACCGCCGGCTCTGCGCTGAGCCAGACGGTGGCGCTGATCGAGGGGCTGCAGGTCTTCCCCGACGCCATGCGCCGCAATCTCGACCTCACCAACGGGCTCGTCATGGCCGAGCGCGTCTCGCTGGCGCTGGCCGACAGCCTCGGGCGCGGTCCGGCGCACCATCTGCTCGAAGAGGCCAGCCGCACCTGCGTTGCCTCGGGCCGGCATCTTCGCGACCTGCTGGCCGAGGACGCGACCGTCAGCGCGCATCTGTCCACTGCCGACCTCGACGCGCTCTTCGATCCCGCGACCTATCGCGGCGCGAGCGACGCGATCATCGACCGCATCCTCGCCGCCTATGAGGCCGAAAGAGAGTTCATGAGCCCCCATGCTTGA
- a CDS encoding aconitase X has protein sequence MLELTPQQRAVAGGTDGAAMALRIVAEAARLMGAPRLIPVASAHIDGALYHGDSGTLFAERLVEGGARVAVRATLNVGALAPAGCAAIRLPPHERDMAARMMRAYEAMGCEPSWTCAPYQAGHRPAKGTDVAWGESNAVVFCNSVLGARTNRYGDFLDIACAIAGVAPDYGLHRPENRIATLLIDTTGLSRNLRASDVFYPVLGTLLGRTAGTSIAVIDGLQGCTTEDRLKALGAASASAGGVGLFHVAGVTPEAPDAATALGGLPPRETLILTPAIVQKALAGLSTAGQTERIDAVAVGSPHLSLPEIDEIEHRLAGRRLAAPLYANTGRHVLKPLEAQGRRAALEQAGVVFVVDTCVVVTPILPEIAGAVLMTNSGKFAHYAPGTTGYAVTYGSLGECVESAVAGRLVREERAWA, from the coding sequence ATGCTTGAGCTGACCCCGCAGCAACGCGCCGTCGCAGGCGGTACGGACGGCGCCGCCATGGCGCTGCGCATCGTCGCGGAGGCCGCCCGGCTGATGGGCGCGCCGCGGCTCATCCCCGTGGCGTCGGCCCATATCGACGGCGCGCTTTACCATGGCGATTCCGGCACGCTCTTCGCCGAGCGCCTCGTCGAGGGCGGCGCCCGCGTCGCCGTCCGCGCGACGCTGAATGTCGGCGCGCTGGCGCCGGCCGGCTGCGCCGCGATCCGGCTGCCGCCGCATGAGCGCGACATGGCGGCCCGCATGATGCGCGCCTATGAGGCGATGGGCTGCGAGCCCTCCTGGACCTGCGCGCCCTATCAGGCCGGGCACCGGCCGGCCAAGGGCACGGACGTCGCCTGGGGCGAATCCAATGCGGTGGTCTTCTGCAATTCGGTGCTCGGCGCGCGCACCAACCGCTATGGCGACTTCCTCGACATCGCCTGCGCCATCGCTGGCGTCGCCCCCGATTACGGGCTCCACCGCCCGGAGAACCGCATCGCGACGCTGCTGATCGACACCACCGGCCTGAGCCGGAATTTACGCGCCTCGGACGTGTTCTACCCCGTGCTCGGCACCCTGCTCGGCCGCACCGCCGGCACGTCCATCGCCGTCATCGACGGCCTGCAGGGCTGCACCACGGAAGACCGGCTCAAGGCGCTGGGTGCGGCCTCCGCCTCGGCCGGCGGGGTCGGCCTGTTCCATGTCGCGGGCGTGACGCCCGAGGCACCGGACGCCGCGACCGCGCTCGGCGGCCTGCCGCCGCGCGAAACGCTCATCCTGACGCCCGCGATCGTGCAGAAGGCGCTGGCGGGCCTCTCGACGGCCGGCCAGACCGAGCGCATCGACGCTGTGGCGGTCGGTTCGCCGCATCTGTCGCTGCCGGAGATCGACGAGATCGAGCACAGGCTCGCCGGCCGCAGGCTCGCCGCACCGCTCTACGCCAACACCGGCCGCCATGTGCTGAAGCCGCTGGAGGCGCAAGGCCGCCGCGCCGCGCTGGAGCAGGCCGGCGTGGTCTTCGTCGTCGACACCTGCGTCGTCGTTACGCCGATCCTGCCCGAGATCGCCGGCGCCGTGCTGATGACCAATTCCGGCAAATTCGCCCATTACGCGCCGGGCACCACCGGCTACGCGGTCACCTATGGTTCGCTTGGCGAATGCGTCGAGAGCGCGGTGGCCGGCCGCCTCGTCAGGGAGGAACGGGCATGGGCCTGA
- a CDS encoding aconitase X swivel domain-containing protein, translating into MGLTTQILLPGPAAAGPCLALTAPISFWGGVDPRSGRIIDQRHPQCGLSVAGTILALPGTIGSSSASAVLLELVHAGKAPAAILMDAPDAILLLGLVVAREMGWPTPPALRLAAADQAPLAGRSVTIATDGTITVQ; encoded by the coding sequence ATGGGCCTGACCACGCAGATCCTGCTGCCGGGCCCGGCCGCCGCCGGCCCCTGCCTCGCCTTGACCGCCCCGATCAGCTTCTGGGGCGGCGTCGATCCGCGCTCGGGCAGGATCATCGACCAGCGCCATCCGCAGTGCGGGCTTAGCGTGGCGGGCACGATCCTGGCCCTGCCGGGCACGATCGGCTCGTCTTCGGCCTCGGCCGTGCTGCTCGAACTGGTCCACGCCGGCAAGGCGCCCGCTGCGATCCTGATGGACGCGCCCGACGCCATCCTGCTGCTGGGGCTTGTGGTCGCGCGCGAAATGGGCTGGCCGACGCCGCCGGCCTTGCGCCTGGCCGCAGCCGACCAGGCCCCGCTGGCGGGCCGCAGCGTCACCATCGCCACCGACGGCACCATCACCGTTCAGTAA
- the pcaD gene encoding 3-oxoadipate enol-lactonase gives MPIETLAGEPFNIRFDGPADAPVLMLSNSLGTNLSMWDPQIPEWSKRFRVLRYDSRGHGLSVATDTSFGIDRLGRDALAILDHFGIAQAHWCGVSKGGMVGQWLATNARERMGRLVLANTAAHMGPPSLWDDRIAMARGQGMDALVQGVLARWFSPRFREAEPATVARVGTMLTTTPAIGYATCCAAIRDMDQRESIRSVTNPVLVVIGTVDPATPPAAGHLIAQAIPGARTVELDAAHLSNLEQPEAFTKAVQDFLTG, from the coding sequence ATGCCGATCGAAACCCTAGCGGGCGAGCCCTTCAACATCCGCTTCGACGGGCCGGCCGACGCGCCCGTGCTGATGCTGTCGAACTCGCTTGGCACGAATCTCTCGATGTGGGACCCGCAGATTCCCGAATGGTCGAAGCGCTTCCGCGTCCTGCGCTACGATTCGCGCGGGCATGGGCTCTCGGTCGCCACCGACACGTCCTTCGGGATCGACCGGCTGGGCCGCGATGCGCTCGCGATCCTCGACCATTTCGGCATCGCGCAGGCGCATTGGTGCGGCGTCTCGAAGGGCGGCATGGTCGGACAATGGCTCGCGACGAATGCCCGCGAGCGCATGGGCCGCCTCGTCCTCGCCAACACCGCCGCCCATATGGGCCCGCCCTCGCTCTGGGACGACCGGATCGCGATGGCGCGCGGCCAGGGCATGGACGCGCTGGTCCAGGGCGTGCTCGCACGCTGGTTCAGCCCGCGCTTCCGCGAGGCCGAGCCGGCGACCGTGGCGCGGGTCGGCACGATGCTGACCACGACGCCGGCGATCGGCTACGCCACCTGCTGCGCCGCGATCCGCGACATGGACCAGCGCGAGTCGATCCGCAGCGTGACCAATCCCGTCCTCGTCGTCATCGGCACGGTCGACCCGGCGACGCCGCCGGCCGCCGGCCACCTGATCGCGCAGGCCATCCCAGGCGCCCGCACGGTCGAGCTCGACGCCGCGCATCTCTCCAACCTCGAACAGCCCGAAGCGTTCACAAAGGCCGTCCAGGACTTCCTGACGGGCTGA